The Elaeis guineensis isolate ETL-2024a chromosome 12, EG11, whole genome shotgun sequence sequence TAGGACGCtcattttgcttcaaataaatgaTAATGGAATTGAAGCAGTGGAAAGCTGTTGCAAAGTGAGGATAGATCTTAACTTATAACAAGAAAACAAACATTTCCTTCAACATTTTTAGAGAGTTACTATTACACATTCACCAGCTAATGGCACGTGGCATTGGTTGCATTTGGATTTGTTATTTTAAACTGCATCCAGGATTTCTTCCACCCTCAGCATTTTTATTGAGTTATTGTTAACACATTTGCCCACCTATGGCACATTCTTGACATTTGGCATTGGTTTCATTTGGATTTTGTATTCTAAACTGCATTCAAGATTTCTTCCATTTAGAAGGCTGAGTATTCTTGTATGTGTAGGTGCGATCAAAGCTGAGCACATTTGGAGGATTTGGGGGACCAACTGAAGTTACGTCTGGAGGCAATGCCTTGAAGTTTTATGCATCAGTCCGCTTGAATATTAAAAGAATTGGCTTGGTTAAGAAGGGTGAAGAGGTAAATGATGACTTTATCAATTGTTATTGCTATTATTAATATGATAAAAGAGGTATTAGTTGGTCTATCTGTTGTGCTGTGTAATTGATTTTATTGTGAGACGACAACTTGGAACACAGGGCTTTGTGCGTAAACCCAACTACATATGGATTTCAATTGGTGAATCTAGGAGAGGACTTTGTCTTCAAATTAGACACAAAAATGAGTGCTCGATACAATAGTGTGATCACCACGTTTCTAAGTCCAGCTTGGTACCTTGCCCCAGTGCAAGTGGTGGCAACAGACGTCCAGTTGGCTTGGATTTATTGGCTAATTtatggaaaaaaatttaattagacaTTTGAGCGTTTAGATTAATGTGGAAATGCAAAACATTTTTTATTTCCTCTATTAACAAAAGTAGTCCTATTTATGCATTCATGATAGCGTCTCTGGTACACATGAAGACATACTGTACCATGCAATCTCTTACTTTAATGAGACATAACAAGTTTGATTTTGAAGTCTTTATTTATGCTGCCTTATGTGAAACTTTCTTTACCATAAAATGCTCTGAATATCACCACATATTGGTTTTATAGTTTGGTCCTCAAAATGCTTCTTTTTGGTATGATGTATTACAAATGTTGCCTAAATTTAACTAAATTTGCTTGTTGCTGCTGTGACAGTTATGACATGAATTGGTCTTTTGGCAGACTGTAGGAAGCCAAGTTCTGGTGAAGATTGTGAAGAACAAACATGCCCCACCATTCAAGACTGTCCAGTTTGAGCTTGAATTTGGAAAGGGGATAAGCCGTGACTCAGAGGTAATAGAATTAGGCTGCAAACACAAGTTCATTACGAAAGGAGGAGGTGCTTTCTACAGTTTGAATGGCCATAGCTTCCGTGGAAAAGATGCCATTAAACGCTATTTTGTAGAGAATGAAGGTGCCCGAGAAGAGCTGATGATGAAGCTCAAAGAGAAAATATTGCACGGGACAGAAAAGAAACAGGAACCAGAAAGTCAAGTTCCAGATGGAGATCCGACAGAAGAGATTGTAACATCTGACACGACTGATGAGGAAGTGGTCACTGCAGTTGAGGCATGATGCATCATGTGCTCGGAAGACCAGATACTTGTGTCCAAGTGCCCATTTTAAAGTCAGATGGAATATGGTTTTTTGAACTCAAAATGCAGAATGTTCTCTTCCTGGGGCAAAGATCTTGGCCAGAGATGTGATGGGCTACTTCCATCCAACCGGGAATTTGCAGTGGTGGTGGATATTAAATCAGGGGTTCTCAGTTTTGCAAATCATTTTGGTGCATGTGTTGTTTTATTAATTATCAATGGCATCCAAAGATGATGACTTCAATGGGCTTATTTTCAATTACTTGTTAGAGATGAAAGGCCCTCACATTGTTGTATAATGGATGCAGCCGCATTTGCAATATAATTTGTTCATAATTATGTATCTGCTTGTTTCCTGGATTAGTGTAATGCCACTTCAACTTTCCAGCTAATTGCTAACGAAGTAAACTGATCGGTCACGCCTACAATTTTGTTTGACAAGCTTTAAGTAGTTAGGAAATATGGAGGACGGCAGCTGGCAGTTGGCATTTTCCCGGCTGTGTTTTTGGATCGTCAAAAGTGTTAAATATTAATGTTTAGTGTTCGATTTCTCATGGGTTTGTCTTCATGTTTGGTAAGCTATGTCTATGTTTATTACTTTTTGCTTAGTCTAAAAGATTGCTACTGTGCATGTTACATTTGTTGATGCGAAGTTTTATGTGATACGCAGGTAGGGGTGCAAATGAGTCTGATCGGATTGGATCATGAGTGATTTCGATTCGATTtggtttaattttttaattggattttAATATGAGATTCAGATCCAGTCCAACAGAAGGGCAAATTGGATCAGATCGCATTCATGATAAAACTTTTTGGCTTAATGGGATACTCGGATCAAGTCGGGTCCATATATAATCTTTGATCTTAATTCATGAAATACAGATCTAGATTGGGGATGGATCGGATCGTGGGTCAAATTAATCAATAGGCAATAGCTATAGTGGAGTTGAAATTGATCACACAAGATTACCATCTAAGGACATTTGTGACAGAATGGTTTTTGGAATGGTCATCACTATGTGATAATTACGTCTAAACAAAACTGTCAAGGGTCGGATTGGAACGAGTCCTTTGTGGGTGATTGAGTTGGACCTCCAGATGATAAGAATTAGTTTGCGCATGGTGATCCTTTGAGATACATTAGATTGATCTTAAATTTTGTTGCGGCTTGTTTTTGGTTGACATCGGAAAACAAGAAAGCACAGCGTTAGAGCAATCTGTAATAAAGTTTGAGTAGGAGGATTGTGCTCCGGCAAAGATTCTCCGAAGCTCA is a genomic window containing:
- the LOC105035722 gene encoding DNA repair protein recA homolog 3, mitochondrial isoform X2, with the protein product MWLGRSHSRREVPVVSTGSFSLDLALGIGGLPKGRVVEIYGPEASGKTTLALHVIAEAQKAGGYCAFVDAEHALDPSLAETIGVKTDNLLLSQPDCGEQALSLVDTLIRSGSVDVVVVDSVAALVPKSELDGEMGDAHMALQARLMSQALRKLSHSLSLSQTILIFINQVRSKLSTFGGFGGPTEVTSGGNALKFYASVRLNIKRIGLVKKGEETVGSQVLVKIVKNKHAPPFKTVQFELEFGKGISRDSEVIELGCKHKFITKGGGAFYSLNGHSFRGKDAIKRYFVENEGAREELMMKLKEKILHGTEKKQEPESQVPDGDPTEEIVTSDTTDEEVVTAVEA